Sequence from the Tistrella bauzanensis genome:
CGAAGTCAGGCGTGCCTTGCACGATCCGCTCGGCCAGAATCTTGTCGTAGTCGCGGGCGTAAGCGCCGAGTTGCGCCTCCATGCCGCGATACGGGTAAAGAACCGAGCGAAGCGGCGCATCCTCGCACAGGGGCACCTCCTCTGGCGGTCCTGGCTCTGTTTTCATCAAGCGTCCATAGGCTCGGTAGACATCGCAGCTCGAAACGAGCACAAGGCGGCGCGTTCGCCCTGCGAATGAGCGGGCGGCGGCCTCCGCATCGGCCTCGCCCATCGCGACCATGTGGATGACGATATCCCAATCGCGCAGCAATTCGGCCGGAAAGGCCGTTACCGGATATTCCGCTCCGGGGGCCAGAACGTGTTCGATCTCCGGCAAGATCGGATTAGAGCTTGTGCCCCGATGAAAGGCCGTAACCTGCACGCCAGCATCATACAGACGTCGCACGACATGCGCGCCGATGAATCGGGTGCCGCCGACCACCAAAGCCTTCATCGCTATTCGTCCGCAAAACGCCCGAACTATGACACGATAGGGCGGACGAGGAAAGGAGAGGTCCGAGGGCAAAAGACGCGGTGGCCCCGGCTTCCAAGCACTTCAGCGTTTTGCGCTTTGTGACGGGCCGACCAATGTGATCAACCCATCGGCAAGCGTTCCGCGCCAGTTCAGGTAGTCATGTCCGCTGGCAAATTCCCTGTAGTGAACATCGTAGCCCTTGGCCAAAAGAACATCGCGCATGTTGCGGGACGGTTCAAGAATTGCGCCGCCACTGCCGAGATAATCTACCTCGAAAAGGCCTGCATCCATGTAGAACCGAATAGGAAACTTCGGGTTTTTGATGAATTCCTTCGCCAGCCAACCGGTCTCGGTGACAGGTTCGTCCCCATATCTGTGATCGGGCGCCCACCAGAATGAGCCCGATTGGCAGAGCACATTGCCGAATATTTCGGAGTGGCGGAGTGCGGCATACGTTGCGGCGATGCCGCCGAAACTCGACCCGGCGACGACTGTCCTGCCCGGATCGTCGGTGACGTTGTAACGAGAGCGGACCCAAGGAAACAGCTCATTGGCGAGGAAATCGGCGAATTTCTCGTTGGGGGGCAGTTCCTTTATCCGCGTGTCCTGACTCGGATTGGCGATCAGGACGGCGACGGCCGGTCGGATTTTCCCGGCAGCGATGAGGTTATCCAGAATGGTCGGTGTCGGAACGCGATCGATATAGGCGTTTTCGTCGAAAAGCACGACAAGATCGGCGGGGCTTCCATCTTTCCGATAGCCGGGGGGTGTGTAGATCGTGATCTTGCGCTCGTTGCCGAGCAGATCGCTTTTGAACGTCGTGGACTCAAGCTTTCCTTCTGAAACGCCCGGTTTTTTTACAATCCAGGGCTGCGGCGGCGCGCCTGGCAGTTCGACCATGCTCGAATATTCGTGAACGCCCGCGCCCCGCGTATAATTCCAACTTTTCTTGGGATTGAGCGGGTCGGCCTGCTGCGTCGCCATGCGCTCGGCGGCGCGCGGTCCCGGCCCCTCTTCCACGAGAGGATCGTTGGCGGACAGGGTGTAGACAAAGCGCGCGCCGGCGGGAAGCTTGACCGTAAGGTGCCACACGTCCGTATTGGGGATCTGGTCCATCAGATAATCGATCAATGGCCGCGTATGAAACGATCCGAGCACGACCACATTTTTCGTGTCCGCGTTTCCCCGCCACAGGAACGTCACCAATTGATGACGGTTGTCGCCGGCAACCGGCGTCACCAGTGGCGTGCCGCTTTCCGCGACGTGCTGCCAGAACCGTTCGACCGCCTGCGGCGAGAGTTCCTT
This genomic interval carries:
- a CDS encoding NAD-dependent epimerase/dehydratase family protein: MKALVVGGTRFIGAHVVRRLYDAGVQVTAFHRGTSSNPILPEIEHVLAPGAEYPVTAFPAELLRDWDIVIHMVAMGEADAEAAARSFAGRTRRLVLVSSCDVYRAYGRLMKTEPGPPEEVPLCEDAPLRSVLYPYRGMEAQLGAYARDYDKILAERIVQGTPDFDWTILRLPKVYGAEDNGDLSTVYRFAAVPEWRWTHGHVENVAAAIVTAASRPEARNAVFNAGEEVTPTVGERLASLPARDNGTPVPPPFDYRQHVVLDTGKIRAELRYTDVVDERTAMAKLAVASASTHKS
- the fes gene encoding enterochelin esterase; translation: MLRMLGAVVTSMPLAFGCLAATPTQNVLKAGEPVEANLNAGSTLAYVLPLHAGDYVKATIEQRGASGEIWILAPDGSRLRKFTADSCKKQFSFIADVAGDHTLRVKAGEQSDDFRLRIDQIEPLSERLALGTSRPQYSVPAIEALQKELSPQAVERFWQHVAESGTPLVTPVAGDNRHQLVTFLWRGNADTKNVVVLGSFHTRPLIDYLMDQIPNTDVWHLTVKLPAGARFVYTLSANDPLVEEGPGPRAAERMATQQADPLNPKKSWNYTRGAGVHEYSSMVELPGAPPQPWIVKKPGVSEGKLESTTFKSDLLGNERKITIYTPPGYRKDGSPADLVVLFDENAYIDRVPTPTILDNLIAAGKIRPAVAVLIANPSQDTRIKELPPNEKFADFLANELFPWVRSRYNVTDDPGRTVVAGSSFGGIAATYAALRHSEIFGNVLCQSGSFWWAPDHRYGDEPVTETGWLAKEFIKNPKFPIRFYMDAGLFEVDYLGSGGAILEPSRNMRDVLLAKGYDVHYREFASGHDYLNWRGTLADGLITLVGPSQSAKR